The following is a genomic window from candidate division KSB1 bacterium.
GGATGTATTGCCGGATACCAGAGATCATTCAGAAGCTAAAGTCCATTCCGATTGCCGGTTTAAATTTGATGCAAATTATTATTCAGCGCCTTGGTGGATGGCCGGTAAAACAGTCAGTGTCAAAGCGGATAACCATACAATTTGGGCAGGCCATAAAAACAAAATTGTTGCTGTACACACGCGAAGCTGGAAACGCCGGGCTGTTATTGAAAATCCGAACCATATTTCAGAACTTTTGAAAACACGTAAAAAGGCAAGGTTAACCAGACAAGAACAACTCTTGTTTTCAATGGGTGAACCCATCAAACTATTCATCGAAAATTTGGCCAAGGCCGGGAAAAGCCTTTCCGGGCATCCAGTCATCTCCTGGAATTAAGAGAACAATATGGAGCCAAAGCAGTTGTGGAGGCCGTTGAAATAACCCTCAAATACAAAGCCTATGGCGTCGATTATGTTGAGAATATCCTGCATCAAAAAATGCATATTAAAACATATTACCCCAAAGTTACCCTCAAAGATGAAACGCTCAATCAGTTACAATTACAGGAACCCGATCTGTTAATCTATGATGCCATTACTTTGAAAAAAAGCAGGAACAATGATGACAAAAATTGAAAATACAATCCACAAATTGCAGCAGTTGCGACTCAATACCATGGCCGAATATCTCGAAGATGCCTTTGAAAAAGAAAAAGAGCAGAACAACGGCTTTCTGTGGCTGCTCGATTATTTGCTTGACCTGGAAAACGAATCACGCTGGAAACGCTCTGTTGAAAACAGAATCAAAGCGTCGCATTTGATTGATAAATGCTTGCCAAGTGACTTTGATTTTAAATTCCATGTCTCCCGACAACAGAACCGATCCCTTGTTTTGCGTTTGTCCGAATGTGATTTTATTCATAAAAAACAAGACGTGATCTTTATTGGCGCCCCCGGAACCGGAAAAACCCGATTAGCAAAAACCATAGCTTATCAAGCCTGTTTGAAAAATGAACGTGTACTCTTCACAACAGCTATTGATATGATTAATCACCTCATTGCCGCTCAAGCTGATCAGTCGTTGTTAAAAAAACTAAAATTTTATCAAACTCCAAGTCTGCTTGTTTGTGACGAGTTGGGTTTTCTTTCGCTTGACGAACAGTCATCAAATCTTTTTTTCCAGGTGCTCAGTGCCAGGCATGAACGTGTGAGTACAATCGTGACCACCAATCTGCCCTTTGGCCGCTGGGGAGAGATTTTCAAAGTGCTGTAATCGCTCAAGCCATCGCAGACCGGCTCGTTAAAAACTCGGAGATTATACTGATGGAAGGACCATCTTATCGACAGAAAAATAAATAGTAATCTGGTTTCATTTTAAAAATATAAAAATATAATTGATATTTTATGCCAAAGAACTGTTTTTTTTACAGAGTCTTGTAAGAGAATCTATGTGCTCCACTTTAGGTGGTAAAGTATTATTCCGTTGGCTTTGGTAAACTTGTTAACCGTTGGTAATAATTTTATTCATCAAGGACTTGATTTAAAATTGTACCTGCAAAATAAGAGACAGACAGACAGACCATGCTGCTTGTCTCCATTCTCCGGGAAATAAGAATCAAAGTTTAACTGAAAACTGGTGATGCTGGTAAAATTTTGATTAATCCCAAAAGTAAATTGATTATCCCTGTAATTCATTTCCTTATAGCCCCACGATTGCCAGCGTCCCAGGAACATGGTTTCTTTAAAGAGCTTGTAACCCGCTGTGGCATAATAACCGCTGATCTCTTCTTTTTTATCAGCAATATCCTCTGTTTTAAGCTGACCTGCAAGATATTCAGCGGCAAGCAAAAAGTGGTCCGTCTCTAATCTCATATCGCCGCCGTAAATGGTCCGTTCACCCCTCAACATCGGGCCAAAACTACCACTGCGGACGTCAGGAGAATCGCCATGCGAACCCTGAACGGCTAATTGCAGCGTTCCGGGAATGATATTCCTGAACGTATATTGTAACCGTCCGATGCCGTAAAATTTGTTATTGCTATTTGATAACATCTTGTTGCCGTTAAATAGTCCCGAATAATAGTAAAGTCCGTTCACATCACCCTCGGCAGAAATGCCAATTTCACGGGATTGGACCAAAAGTCCGGTAATTCTTGTTCTGTCAATAAAATCCGTAGAGCCCGGATCAGGAATGTAATCCTGTGTTTGTCTCGGTTTCATAGCCCCTGTTGTAATGCGTAACGCATCGCTGTGGCGATAGCCAATAAAAACATCCAGCAGATTGGGTTCACTGACCATGTTGAAAAATACACGATAGTAAAACTTGCCGTCGAGCATCCCCCTGAAACTCAACCGGGCATTGGCGGCTTTGAAGGTGCGACCGCCCTGAAATTCATCATTGGCAAGTGAATACCTGAAACCTGCCTGAAGCAGTGCATTTACTTTGAATGCCTCGTGTTGCGTGATGGATTGAATTTGCCTGGCAAGTGGTTCTTCCTGCGCAAAGACAGTATTCGACACGATAATCATTCCGGCTAAAATTTTCAAGATTATTTTTTCATCATTGATTCCTCCGAGCTAAAAGTTAAAATGTGAAAATGAAACCGATTGAAAAAAGTGGTCCGAAGGCGAAGTTTTGGAGCATTGGCCGGATTTACTGCGGCCAAAAGCAGAAGCCCAATCGCGGAAAAAAATATTTTCATAGTGGCCTCCCTGATAAATAGATACTTGCTATTTTTCGTTTTCAAATTTAAGCGCATCGAGCAGGGCTTTATAGCGTTCCTGCACATCTTTTTTGTCATTCTCATCTGGCAATGATTCACGGCTGGCTTTTTCTATCATTTCAGCCTGTCTGAGAAGCGCCTGGCGTTGCTGCCGGTTGCAGGTAAGCGGGCCAATTGTGTTCAGAATTTCCAACAGCCGAATGGTGACAGCCGGATTCGTTTGGCTATACTGGCGGATTTGATCGAGAGCGGCGTTTGTTATACCGGCGAACGTAAATGGTTTTGTCATTATCCGGAGTTTACCCTGATCATCGAAACGCCGGGCAGAAGGGAAATTTTTGCTGCACAAATGCCCAAGACAGAGCCCAGCCGGTCAATGCAGGCTATTGCCGTGAACGGATCGTTAATGCCGGGTGATAGTGCTCGTGCTGCAACTTCGACAAGTTGATGAATGGAGAACTCGACATCCTGTTCGGGCGTTCGCTTGTTTCCTATGATAAATGATTGAATGATCTTTTCGGTATCATCATCGAAGGCTTTATTGGAATAGACAGTCACCAGCGGGCTGCCGTAAATAATATATTCACCCGGCCGGTAATGAATGCTGATGAACACATCTTTTGTCGTAGTATAATCCATCAGCGTTTCATTAATGACAGCCTGCAAATAGCCGCTTTGGCTGGCCGACAGAACCTGAGAGTTCTGAAAGGCTTTTTCCTGGACTGAAAAATCAATCGCATCAAGCTCATCTTTTTCCAAATCATGGCCTAATTCCTCGGGAAAAAGGCGTTCGATGCTTTGCACAAGCTCTTTGTAGACTGACCATATAACAGAGTCAGCTTGAATGGATGATGAGATATGATGGATGAAATAGATCAAAATGCCGACATTGAGTACGGAGAGGACAATAGCGAACGATGTTGAGATGTTGGGGATAAAAGCAAATGTTTCACTCGTATGAACCGCTCGAAGCACGAGGAGGCAATAGATAAAGGTTGCACTAAAAATCCCCAGCACAAGCTGATTTCCCCGGTCTTTCATAAAATTCCGCATTAAACGGGGTCCAAATTGCGACGATGCTAATGTAAGCGCAACAATTGTGATTGAAAATGTCACACCGGTAATGGTTATCATGGAGCCGGCGATAGTGGCTAAAACAGTCCGCGCTCCCTCGGCGCCGCCTGTAAATAAGAGCCCGGGAAGCTGGTAAGCGTTAGCGTTACAGCTTTTATCAACAGCGATAGCCAAATAAGAGATAATTATAGAAGAAATAATAATCAAGCCGGGTAGAAACCAAAAGCTGGTTTTAAGCGATTCCCAAAGATTGAGCACAAATGTTTTCATGACAGTGCCTGTTAATATAAGGTATTTTTTACATATAACGTTTAATCAAACGCCGAAACAAAACGCACAAAATTCAAACAAAAATCCAAACTTTGTACGAACCCAGCCCTCAACACAACCCAAAATCCTCCGTGTTTCGGTCGGCTGCATTTTAAGTTATATGCTTGCTATTGATACTGATACTTAAAATAATTGCCTTGTTGAAAAGTTAAACCGCAAAATGGGTACAAGATAAAACTCGGTATTGAAACAATGCTGATATTTTTAGTAATGTTTATGGAAAATAGTTGTAAATATCTTTGCGATGTAATACTCTTTCAAATATTATCATCTTGTTTTCATATTTTAAACCAACTTTATGATCACCAAACCTAAGCTTATAGTATCCAGTATACCCCGTCATTTTTTTTATTTTTTTTTACTTTTTCTAGAGTTTTATCTTTGTTTTTATTGTTCGCTTAGTTAACCTGCACGCGGGTTGAATCGGTACAGACTGCGCAGAAAAATCCAATCTACAAATCACTCGATAAAAACTCAAAAGGCACACGTCCCGCGTGTCAGGTAAAGCTTATTGTTAGCAGCTTCCGGGCGGCTGCATTTTAGCTGAAACAATTAGTTAGCTGACGCGGCCTGTCCTAACTTTCAATCGTATTTCAAAGAGTATTTTATTCAATAATGGATTTAACAGTCCGCAATGTCTTTTCCGCAATTTCAATCCCTTCCCGACAAATACCCTCATCTGGCTCATAATCAGCCAAAACACTGCCAATCGGATATTTTGACGGCAGGTAGATTGAATTGAGAAAATCACATTCATCGTCGAATAATTCAATTTCAATGTTATGTTTGAGCAACACTTGCTTGAGCTCAAGTATATCATGCGTTCGTTGAAGCTTTATCGATTT
Proteins encoded in this region:
- a CDS encoding ATP-binding protein; protein product: MMTKIENTIHKLQQLRLNTMAEYLEDAFEKEKEQNNGFLWLLDYLLDLENESRWKRSVENRIKASHLIDKCLPSDFDFKFHVSRQQNRSLVLRLSECDFIHKKQDVIFIGAPGTGKTRLAKTIAYQACLKNERVLFTTAIDMINHLIAAQADQSLLKKLKFYQTPSLLVCDELGFLSLDEQSSNLFFQVLSARHERVSTIVTTNLPFGRWGEIFKVL
- a CDS encoding porin, which gives rise to MSNTVFAQEEPLARQIQSITQHEAFKVNALLQAGFRYSLANDEFQGGRTFKAANARLSFRGMLDGKFYYRVFFNMVSEPNLLDVFIGYRHSDALRITTGAMKPRQTQDYIPDPGSTDFIDRTRITGLLVQSREIGISAEGDVNGLYYYSGLFNGNKMLSNSNNKFYGIGRLQYTFRNIIPGTLQLAVQGSHGDSPDVRSGSFGPMLRGERTIYGGDMRLETDHFLLAAEYLAGQLKTEDIADKKEEISGYYATAGYKLFKETMFLGRWQSWGYKEMNYRDNQFTFGINQNFTSITSFQLNFDSYFPENGDKQHGLSVCLLFCRYNFKSSP
- a CDS encoding DUF2254 family protein, with protein sequence MCSKNFPSARRFDDQGKLRIMTKPFTFAGITNAALDQIRQYSQTNPAVTIRLLEILNTIGPLTCNRQQRQALLRQAEMIEKASRESLPDENDKKDVQERYKALLDALKFENEK
- a CDS encoding DUF2254 domain-containing protein, translating into MKTFVLNLWESLKTSFWFLPGLIIISSIIISYLAIAVDKSCNANAYQLPGLLFTGGAEGARTVLATIAGSMITITGVTFSITIVALTLASSQFGPRLMRNFMKDRGNQLVLGIFSATFIYCLLVLRAVHTSETFAFIPNISTSFAIVLSVLNVGILIYFIHHISSSIQADSVIWSVYKELVQSIERLFPEELGHDLEKDELDAIDFSVQEKAFQNSQVLSASQSGYLQAVINETLMDYTTTKDVFISIHYRPGEYIIYGSPLVTVYSNKAFDDDTEKIIQSFIIGNKRTPEQDVEFSIHQLVEVAARALSPGINDPFTAIACIDRLGSVLGICAAKISLLPGVSMIRVNSG
- a CDS encoding HEPN domain-containing protein, which gives rise to MKDETRIWSIYAGENLESSKILLESRLYNPCLQNIQQAVEKALKSIFIEKSIKLQRTHDILELKQVLLKHNIEIELFDDECDFLNSIYLPSKYPIGSVLADYEPDEGICREGIEIAEKTLRTVKSIIE